From Anopheles funestus chromosome 3RL, idAnoFuneDA-416_04, whole genome shotgun sequence, a single genomic window includes:
- the LOC125771440 gene encoding coronin-1C-like isoform X12 codes for MTNTQLWFRGVRPSKFRHVYGLPTRKECCYTDISVVRSGNDGNFCAVNPTFLAIVADTTFVVIPIATTGRIDFQCCKVIGHAGQILDLKWNPFDDHTIASASDDCTIKIWNIPEGGLASNLTSYVTELVGHKRKVLHIEWHPTASNVLLSAGFDHTVCVWDVGNTERPLLNVIDCHVDMIYSLAINRDGSMIATTSKDKKLRVIEPRSGIVVSEGICHMGTKCSKAVFLDNGRILTTGFSRHSDRQYAVWDQHDLRKPLTQEVIDSSSGIVTPYYDYDTRMVYLAGKGDGNIRYYEVVDEPPYVHYLNQFLSGQPQKALGFMPKRGLNVHQCEVFRFYKLHAAGNICEPISMIVPRKSTLFQSDLYPDTLANVPAIGAKEWFQGRNVSPVLMSMKTGESIMMEVSNGKTNRSSTESKIQRTHSIHLVNGNQTNGGTNTNGHTAITITNGTDRNHQQNGTYGSNLTNGNNHSLSIKQQQHSLNKENELDNRKMDNNNTKKFAFLSQPTIPDYRPQTIIEKSQKTSTNQSTKFHQLQAIFGQQTTNHKDIANLQNNLLSNSRNSSRNSSLENINLLNSENELRKAFNKQTDEIKSLRKTLNLSEKRVRELEAEVKRLQLQLKQHQ; via the exons ATGACCAATACACAG CTATGGTTCCGTGGCGTTCGGCCATCGAAGTTCCGGCACGTGTACGGTTTGCCAACGCGAAAGGAGTGTTGCTACACCGACATCAGTGTGGTGCGCAGTGGCAATGATGGTAACTTCTGTGCCGTCAATCCGACATTTCTGGCAATTGTGGCCGATACGACGTTTGTTGTCATTCCGATTGCCACAACCGGTCGAATCGATTTCCAGTGCTGCAAGGTGATTGGTCATGCGGGTCAGATTCTCGATCTGAAGTGGAACCCCTTTGATGATCACACGATTGCATCTGCCTCTGATGATTGTACG ATTAAAATCTGGAACATTCCTGAAGGAGGATTGGCTAGCAACCTTACTAGCTACGTGACAGAGCTCGTTGGACACAAGCGCAAGGTGCTGCACATCGAATGGCACCCAACGGCATCAAATGTGTTGCTGAGTGCGGGCTTCGATCATACCGTGTGTGTATGGGACGTTGGAAATACCGAACGACCATTGCTTAATGTCATCGACTGTCACGTTGACATGATCTACAGTCTCGCCATCAATCGAGATGGATCAATGATTGCCACCACTTCGAAGGATAAGAAATTGCGCGTCATCGAACCACGCAGTGGCATTGTCGTCTCG GAGGGCATCTGTCACATGGGTACCAAGTGTTCGAAGGCAGTATTTCTGGACAATGGACGTATCCTCACAACGGGATTCTCGCGCCATTCGGACCGTCAGTACGCTGTGTGGGATCAGCACGATCTGAGGAAACCGCTCACACAGGAGGTGATCGATAGTTCGAGCGGTATTGTCACGCCGTACTACGACTATGACACGCGCATGGTGTACCTAGCTGGCAAGGGCGATGGTAACATCCGCTACTACGAGGTGGTAGACGAACCACCGTATGTGCACTATCTGAACCAATTCCTGTCCGGCCAGCCACAGAAAGCGCTCGGTTTTATGCCAAAGCGTGGTCTCAACGTGCACCAGTGCGAGGTGTTTCGTTTCTACAAGCTACACGCGGCCGGTAACATCTGCGAACCGATCTCGATGATAGTGCCACGCAAATCCACGCTGTTCCAGAGTGATCTCTACCCAGATACGCTAGCGAACGTGCCAGCGATTGGTGCAAAGGAGTGGTTCCAGGGTCGTAACGTGTCCCCAGTACTGATGTCGATGAAGACAG GCGAGTCAATCATGATGGAGGTATCGAATGGCAAAACGAACCGCAGCAGTACAGAGTCCAAGATTCAACGCACACATTCCATCCATCTTGTCAACGGAAATCAGACGAACGGAGGCACCAACACTAATGGTCACACTGCAATAACGATTACAAATGGTACGGATCGGAACCACCAGCAGAACGGTACTTACGGATCAAACCTCACCAATGGCAATAATCATTCCTTGAGCAtcaaacagcagcaacattcgCTCAACAAAGAGAACGAACTAGACAACCGCAAGATGGATAATAACAATACGAAGAAGTTTGCGTTCCTCTCGCAACCGACCATTCCTGACTATCGACCACAAACG ATTATCGAGAAAAGCCAGAAAACGTCCACCAACCAGAGTACAAAGTTTCACCAACTGCAGGCAATCTTTGGGCAGCAGACCACCAACCACAAGGACATTGCCAACCTGCAAAACAATCTGCTCAGCAACTCGCGCAACAGCTCCCGGAACAGTTCGCTCGAAAACATTAACCTGCTTAACTCGGAAAATGAG CTGCGGAAGGCATTTAACAAACAGACGGACGAAATAAAGAGTCTACGCAAAACGCTTAACCTTTCGGAGAAGCGTGTGCGCGAGCTGGAAGCGGAAGTGAAGCGGCTACAGCTGCAACTAAAGCAACACCAGTAA